The genome window GTTGGGCTATGACTCAAATTTTAGTCTATCTTGACCTGACCCATCTTAAATCAAATAATTTTTGGGTGGGTCAAATGACCCGTCCAATTATTAACTCAACCCATTTTGACCCGCCCAAAATCGGCTCCATTTGACACCCCCAACAATAGTATATACTTTTGCAGTAAGTAATATATTTGCAAGAGGGCAAAGTTCCAGGAAAAAATATTTACAGTGTATTCATATAATTCTTTTAgcaaaagaaaggaaaaagtgTGATgcaattattttttttaagagTAAATTTCATTAAACACCTTTAATCTTTAatggttgaaaaataattttttgaatgGAACAGATAATCCCTTTGAGCAGCATATTTTGGTGAGCTATAAAATTTTAATGCAAGGAACAAGTATTGTTGTCCTTTTCTTTCGGTCAATGTACTGAAGTATTACTTAGATTTGGCACTATACTTCACACTAAAGGTTATTAACTCTAAGTTTAACTACATTGTGCATAATAGTAAGGAGCTAACCAAAATAAGACATAGTGAATTAGCTGGACAAAATAGACTGCTTTCTTTTAAACTCGTGATGCTTAATTTTGGCAAATTTTGAATCATGGATTGAACTCCTGACCTCATGTGGAACAATCGTTAAAATAGCACGGGTTAACCAGTTTTCGGactaataattaaaaaatagcaagcatttgtaaagtcattgaaaaataaccattattttactgcaacacagaaaattccagcataatatactgggaattggagcacatgtgtatgaactaccagcatattatgcttgaactccagcacacggaaagttccagtataatatatcggAGATTGGAGcatctgtgtatgaacttccagcatattatgttggaactacAACACGTTATGAAATTCCAGCatgttatgctggaagttcacatgtaaaaaattcgaactccagcatattatgctggaatattttccggattttgaataatatttttgttcagatttatttttacatgaaaagtggctaaatttcgattacttttgaaactgtggctatttttcaattatcacttgtaaatctgactatttttaaaTTTCACCCAAACAAATCTTCTTATAACCTGCTGGGCCAAAGTCCAATTTAGTACATTTAGggaaaataaaatgaaaatagCACGGACTAGCCAGTTTTCAGATTGGTAATcaaaaaatagtcagcgtttgcaaaAAATAAGTACTGTTTTGCTGAAACATGAAAAGTtctaacataatatgctggactATGGAGCTCttgcgtataaacttccagcatattatgttaaAACTCCAACACACGGAAAGTTCAAACATAATATGATGGATTATGGAGCTCATGCATTTAAACTTCCAGCATATGCTAGAATCTCATATGTAAAGAAATCAAATtgcaatatattatgctggaattctTCCGAATCTTTAAGGttgtttttgttcaaattttatctttacatgaaaaagtgactaaatttcgattattactaaaactgtgactattttttaattaccaatttTAAATTTGGCTATTTCTTGTTTTTTCCCGAAAATAAAGTATTACAATTTTATTCCTACCCTTTTCAAAATGTGACACTGCCTGTAAAAAAATCTTGCATATGCTACTGGCTACCACCATCAACTACTACCATTAACAATGTGAGTCACCAACTCACCATCAACGCTAGTTAATACTAATAATTAGCCAATACCACCCCCAACCGCCACACTAGTTGGCACGCACAACCACCAGGGTTAGCCACCACCGGCACCGGCACCAACACCAACACCAACACCAACACcaaataattttcttaaaatattttgttgatatagTATTAGATTGAtaagtattttatttgaattttatatttaTCAAAGTTTTAAATGAAGACAAATTATCAAAGTTTTAAATAAagacaaattttatatattttgatgtTAAGAAAATAAGCAATCTAAAATTACTATATTTAATATTTTGAtctttatataatattttattatttaaatgtgTATTTAAATTCATGAATTTTTAAATAAACGGCGGGGTGACTTGCCACTGAGGTATGTTTTCCAATATAGTTGATGGAATTCAtcaaaacttgaaataaaataTGTGAAGCTTGAAATATTTGGACAAGTAAGTAGCAGCAGGTTTATAAACAAGGAAGTTTACAAGCAATTTTCGAGAGAATAAttagaaaacaaaataattacaaacaataaTCTTGATACTTGACATGTAGTTGTGTGTCAAAATTAAAGTCGATATAACTAGTTACCATCGTCAACATCATTTATTAATTTATAGTTGAGCTCATCCTTTTTATGTTAATTAATGCTATCTATTGATGTGTAACGACTTCTATATATTATTTTGGTTCGATGACCATTAGATATGTATCTAATCTTTAACATTCGTTTGATTTGAGAAGCATACAAAGAAATTTTGTCGCAAACTAAATCAACACTTGGAATGCCAAATTATTTTGTCACGTTAAAACTAGCTGAATTTTACTCATTATATCAACAATGTTACCTTGGTGGAAACTTTTGTTGCTATAGTGATTAAAATTCTAGTAACTTTACTGCTGTGTGGATTAAATTTAACTACTTTAATGTGAtaaaaaatagttttataatTTTACTGTAAAGAAAGTAAAGTTTAGTAACTTTACGATTATTGCGATAATATTCAATTACTTTAATTTGATAAAATAGTTTTGTAAATTTACTTTAATAGTCAATTAACTTATTAAAcattataaaaaagaaataaagttttGATCAAAGATAGAAGGCGTAAAGTACCAATTAAACTTTGTCAATGTTTAACCAAAATATAATATCTTtagtcaaagcctatttttagaagaactcgggttactgataaccaaataATTCCCTACTTCCTCAGTAATTCACTTAAAAGGAAATAAAGTTGACAAAAAGTAACTAAAAAGAAAGAATAATTGATTGTGCTAAATAAGCAAGAGAAAGTGAATATATTTCGATAGTACTCCGAACGTGTCTTTACAAATGAGATTCTCCTCCCTTATATAGGAGTTTACAAATATAACGTTTTCTCCTATTTATGGCGGAATCATTATGAGCTTTAATGGCATTGATTGTCCGTTATGATTGGTAATCGTAACTGTCTATGAAGATTTTGTAACGATTCTGATTCCCCTTCTTCGTTAATTGTAGGTCCGTGAATCTTTCCTCTTTCCAGTCTTGATTCATTCCGCTCGTGCCTCTTCAACAATTATTTTAGGTTCGAACGCTGGTTCTCCATTATCTCGTGGGTGTTTGCCTCATACCTCTTGCACTTCATGCATCTTTTAAATGTAATATTCCAGTTGTCATTTCCTCATTGTTCCACGTATTATGCTCTGTCAGCTAAATATAATTCAACGTGCATCATTTATTTatcaccaatacagatagtccccccccACTTTCTGAATACTCTACAATTGAATATTCGGTAAGTGGTATGTATTTATGGCAGAAATTCTTTGCCGCCGTTTCCCAAGCATCATTGTGCTTTCTTCAGAATTAACGCGTCGTATGTCACTTCCATTTAATGCATATGCCACGTGGCTTTTGATGATTGGTTATGTGGCTTCTCAGCATTTTTAGGACTTTTCATACTTCTTAGGTTTTAGGAAACCTTTATTCTAcagtgttcttcttcttcattcttcCTTCTTTTTTCGACGCATATTCCTCTGTTAATTCCTTATACAACTATGTTTTCATCAACTCCTGACCCTCGCAAAGTCGTAATTGTTGATGAACTTGCTCCTTCATCTGCTCCTGTGAGAAGTAGAAGAGGAGGCAGACTTCGTAGTTTAGGTTCACTGTCCACTCATGGTTCTTCATCTCAAACCATTACTcccacttcttcttcttctaaaccTAGGGCTTCTTTAATCCCTAGATTTTCTTCTAGAAATAGGAAATCGAGTGAATCTATACGTGAACCAACAGTTGATGAAATTGTTCCACAGGAATTTTCTTTCTCATCTGATCGAGAAACCATAAGAAATCAAGTTTCTTCTATAGCTTCTCATGATCATGCCGATCTTTATCTTACTCAAATTACCACTGGTTTAATTTCTCTTGTTCGAAGAGAATGTAACTGGAAACCTGACTTTCCAGTTTTAGTTCCTGATCCAAACTAAAGAATAACCTCATATCAGGCTGGTTATTCCTTTATTTATACATATCCTTTCACTTTAGGATTTAGACCACCCATTGACCCAGTAATCATTGAATTCTGCCGCTTCTTTAATGTATGCCTGGGACAAATTGGCCCCATTATTTAGAGAGATATTGCATGCCTTCGTTACCTATCTAACTTGGCTTCCATGCCTTTTACCTTTCATCATTTGCTTCATCTTTATTCCCTCAAATTATTTCGTGAAGGGGTATTTTTACTTGTGGCCAGAAGCAAGAGGGTATTGGTGAGCCCCGAGGATGATAGAGACCGTGGCTGGTATGCTCGCTTTATAGCTTCTCCCAAAACTACTTTGGTGGGTGAAGAGAATATGCCCTTTCCAGAAAAGTGGAATTTTGCACATAAGTATTTTTCCTttaccttttcttttctttcttgaaaCAAGAAACTTTTAATCTCGTGTCTACTTTTTCAGCAACCATGGAAGTTTTCGAGGAGATTCCTAACTTCCGTGCTTGGGTAAAAAAGTTATTGTTAGTTGCCCCTGTGGAGAGAAGGTCTTGGAAGTACCTTTCTCAAAGGTTTGGTTGGAAAGTCAAAACACACGGTACCTTTTCTGTTCAATTTCCCTTCTTCTCTTGTGTTGGCTTAGGAGCTTCTTACCAAACTTCTCTCTTTTGTTAGGATTTTCTATTCGTGGTGTCAGTCCCGCGTCTATTTCTTCTACAAGACTTTCTGTATCTCTTGCTCAAAAGAGAATTTTGAGCTCTTCATCGAAAAGAAAAGTTGATGGTTCCCCTGTCTCTGAGGGTGAAGAAGAACAGAAAGAGGGTTCTTTAGTGCGCAGACCTCGGATGATGAAGCTACCCCTCCTCCAAGTTCAATCCCTTCAAAACTTTTAGATGAGCCCGAAAGTGCTACATTAGTGATTTCCGATGAAGAGATGAATATTCCTCCCCATGATTCTGCTTATCAGTTGTTTACCCGTGGTTTTGATAATGAAGCCTTTGGTCCCGTTTTTGAAGAGTTGCCTCTAGCCTCTCTTCCAGTGTCAATCCCCGTTCGTTCTCAAGCTGCCCTACCTGAAGTTGCTGCTACTGCTCCCCCCGTGactgcttccaccttctcttTACTGCTAGTAGCAATAAAGCGATGAAGAAGATTATCATTGAGGTTCCTGAGAGTGGGAACTTGCTGAAAAAATCTGGTCAAGCTAATGTATGGTTGAGAGCTTTGCTTGGTCCAGTAGAGAAGGCAAAGTTGGAGAGTCACGGCTCATTGACTTGGATGAATGATATTGTTCATTCATCTCTGAAGGTTCGAGTTTTAACTttacttcttttcttttccttgttgttattttcttttatttaaccACAACCTCCTTCCTTTCTTTTGTAGATCAATTTGATAGGCACAGAGCTTATGAAAAGGATTATTCATACCGAGCAATAACTCATTGATTACCGTACCGAAGCTGACAACTGGAAGGAGCAATTTAAGGGTCTTCAACTGGAGAAGGAAGTTTTGGCTGAAGAGAAGAATGCCTTGGAGCAACAAGCGAAGATGGTTGCGGCTGAGTTAGCAATTGAAAAGGCATCTTCAAATCAAGTTGGTAAAGACAAGGATATCCTTGAGTCTTCATTCGCTGAGCAGTTTTCGAAAGCCACTAAAGAGATAAGGGGATTGAAGGAACTTCTTAACCAGAAAGAGACTTATGCCGGAGAGTTAGTTCAATCACTTACACAAACTCAAGAAGATCTCCGTGCCTCTTCTGATAAGATCAAGTTCTTGGAGAGTTCTCTTGCCCCTTTGAAGACTGCCTTTGATGCTTCCAAAGTTGAGAAAGAAGAGCTGAAGGCTGAGATTGATCAGCGGGAGAAAGATTATGAAGCTCTTGAAGATAAGTTGACACTCAATCTGAGTTGGGCTTTTTTGAATACTCGCCTCGAAACTTTGATAGAGGCTAGCCAGGAAGGCTTCGACCTGAATGCTGAGATCTCCAAAGCTAAAGAAACGATTGAAAAGACTCAGCAAAGGCAAAGCTTTTCCTCACCTGAGGTTGATGTTCCCGAAGCTGATGATCCTATTCCTGGTGAAGTTAGTGCTCAAGCCCCTACTCCCTAAGCTGAATCTTCTCCCGTTGCTGATGATGCCACCTTGGATGCTGCCCCTTAGTTTTATTTGAAACCTTTTGATGGGaggttttttttcttctttttggaaTGGATGTTAGTTTTTTCCCTATCTTATTTTGGGGTTTGATAACAAACAAGTACCTTATTTTTGGCCAagtttaatatataaatattttcttattttgatgTTAGAGTTTTTGTTTCTCTTTGGCTTTTAAACCTACATTAAAATGCTTTAATATTTCGTGATTTTGATAGATATGaatttttataaaagagggcccttttataaaCGACACTAATGAAGAAGACGACTCAACTTCATATTGGTGTAAATATATGAAAGTAGTAGAAAAAGGAATACTTTGAGGAAGTTTCATGAATAATTTGAGGAAGTTTCatgctttgaactttcaaattttatataatatttttcatGTATACAAATAATTTTTGTACAACATCTACAATTCTTTCATAACTGTTTTTTTTGTAACAGGTTTTAAAATTTTGGGTCTATTTAGTAAGCCGTGACTAATTATTGCCCTTAACCTATAAACTCGTAGGAACTTGAAATGTATCTTGTGTCCATCTTGTATCTTTCCCGCGAGTTTATACCTTATCAAGGCTACTTCAAAGGTTTTTGACTCAGGCTTGTTTTTTAGCTCTTGATTAGTTCTTGACTTTTGACTTTTGGGCTGATCCAGGCTTGAATTCTGACTTTTAGTCTTCTTTGCCTTTTATATATACAGTCTCCCAAGTgttagagctttgaagtatgaaatctcgagcACTTGATTTTTCCTTCCATTTGGTCCATTTCTTGAAAAGGAAAATACACACGGGACTCAGAGGTATacatttagatgatgactgcttaaTCCTTTTTATTTCCATCAGAAAGGTTGTAACCTAGACCGAAAATAATTGTGTATTCCGCGTGTCTTTCGGGTCTAATGTCATCATTTGGTATGGgctagctttttgcctatcatctaaaattgttattataatttaaaaaaacaaaataaaatcatAGTTGAGCGATACCTGACCGTGGGTACTTCCTTTTCCTAGAAGTAATACTTCTTTAAATGAACAATATTCCAATTCGACGGTAGTACCTTGCCTTCCATGGTTTCCAACTCATAAGCCCCTTTTCCAGCGATGCTTCAAATCTTGTaaggacctttccaatttggactCAACTTCCCTGCACCAGTTGCTTTTGTTGTTTGAAAAACCTTTTTGAGAATgaagtccccaatcttgaagtaTCTGAGATGAGCTTTCCTGTTGTAGTATCGCCCAATAATTTGCTTTTGAGTTGCCATTCTTATTAGAGCCGCTTCTCTCTTTTCCTCGAGTAAATCTAAATTCGTTATCATCTCATCACCATTTGATTCATCAATTTCTTGTGTAAATCTTGTACTTGGCTCATCTATTTCAACTGGAATTAAGGCTTCAGCACCATAAACAAGTGAAAATGGAGTCTCTCTCGTGCCTGTCTTTGTTATCAttcgataagcccataatactCCTCGTAGAACCTCATGCCACTTACCTTTTGATTTCTCTAatctcttcttcaaattattaaTAATAACCTTATTTGTTGATTCAGCTTGTCCATTGGCCACAGGGTGATAAGGTGAGGAAGTTATTTGTTTAATCGGCCAACTCTGAAAAAATTCTGTGACTTTCATGCCTATGAACTGTGGGccattatcacatacgatttCTCTTGGCACTCCAAATTGGCATATAATGTTTCTCCAAATAAAGTCCATGACTTCCTTCTCTCGTACATGTTTGAAGGCTCCTGCCTCTAcccatttgaaaaaataatttgttAATACTAACAAAAACCGTACCTTTCCTTTATCTTGTGAAAATGGTCCCACGATATCCATCctccacttcatgaatggccatggaaaAATAACCGTATGTAATAGCTTTGCTGGGCGATGCATGTTTTTGCCATATCGTTGGCATTTATCACACTTTGCCACAAAACTTTCTGCATCTTCTTCCATTTTCGGCCCGTAGTATCTTGCTCTAATTAAAGTCTTTACCAAGGATCTTCCTCCTGCGTAATTTCTACAATGTTCCTCGTGTACTTCTCTTATCACATATTCTGTCTGAGCAGGTCCGAGGCATCTTGCTAAAGGTCCTCCGAACATTTTTCGATATAAATTTCCTCGAATTAAGTAGTAACGGGAAGCTTTTCATCGAAGTAACTGAGACTCTTTCTTGTCTTTAGGTAAAGTTCCATATTGCAAAAAATTAAcaaatttgtttctccagtcccaagttaaattattgaaatttatcttatttttatcttggtcgagtgctgaatgaaacaaaTGTATTACGATAACATTTTCTGCATTTGTTATTTCTGCAACTGACGCGAGATTCGCTAGTGCATCTGCTTCCGCATTCTCTTCCCTGGGTATTTGCACAAATTTCCATGTCTAAAATTGTCTTATCAACTCTCGTGCATTTTCCAAATATTGCTATTCGTTCCTCTCTAGCTATATAAGTCCCCTGCATCTGGTTAACTACCAGCTGGAAATCACTTTTAATTATAATTTGTTTTATAACCAATTCTTGTGCCAGTTCCAAACCTGCAATTACAGCCTCATACTCTGCTTTATTATTAGTAATGGGATAGTATTATTGCTTGTCTTATACTTTCTCCTGAAGGTGGGATTAAAACAATACCTAACCTGCTCCGTTAACATTCGAGGAGCCATGAGTAAATAGAGTCCATATATCTGGATTAGATCCGATGAATACCTGTAGTTCCTTTTCTGTTTCAGGAACTATTTCTGTGCTAAAATCCGCTAAAAAATCTGCTAAAATTTGTGATTTTATTGCAGTTCTAGGTTGGTACATAATATCATATTCACTCGGTTCTATAGCCCATTTAGCTAATCTTCCTGACAATTCTTATTTATGTAGTATATTCCTTAGAGGGTAAGCAGTTATTACAGAGATAGGATGATATTGAAATAAGGTCTCAACTTTCTAGATGCCATAACTAATGCTAAAGCAAGTTTTTCTAAGTGAGGATATCGAGTTTTAGCATCTAAcaaagatttactaacataataaattggagattgtttacctttatcTTCTCGTACTAAAACCACACTTACCGCCATTTTTAATACTGTGAGATACATGAGTAGCCTCTCTCCATCCTTTGGTTTAGCTAGCAGGGGTGGATTTGACAAATATGCTTTTAAATTTTTAAGGGCTTGTTGACATTCATCAGCCCACTCAAACTTATTTTGCTTTTTCAATattgaaaagaatttaaaactttTCTCCGAAGATTTGGAAATGAATCTTCCCTAAGCTGCTATTCTCCCTGTCAGTCTTTGTACCTCTTTTTTGCTCGCGAGTATATCTGAAATTTCTTCAATGGTTTTGATCTGCGCAGGATTCACTTCAATACCTCTGTTAGATACAAGAAAACCTAAAAACTTACCTGAAGCCACGTCGAAGGCACATTTTTCTGGATTTAGTTTCATTTTATATTTGTGAAGAATTCCGAAAGTGCTTGAAAGGTGTTGAAAGTGATCTCCTGCTCGTGCAAATTTGACTAGCATATCATCGATATagacttccatagtctttcccaggtgttcttgaaatattttggtcACCAATATTTGATACGTGGCCCCAGCgtttttcaaaccaaaaggcataactttGTAACAATAAATCCCCCTGTCTGTAATAAATAAAGTTTTTTCCTCATCTAGGGGATCCATCTTTATTTGATTATAACCTGAATATGCATCTAAAAAACTCAACAGCTCATGACCTGCGGTAGAATCAATCAATTGATCTATATGTGGTAAAGGAATGAATCTTTTGGGCAAGCTTAATTTAAATCAGTATAATCTTCGCAAACCGCccattttccattcttttttggaactaccaCAGTATTAGCTAACCAGTTCGGGTATTTTACCTCCTGTATTGAACTGATTTTTAAAAGTTTTTGTACCTCATCCTGAATCACTTAATTTTTGAAAGAGCCTTGCTTCCTCTTCTTTTGCTTGACAAGTAGGTACGAGGGATCTTCATTCACTTTGTGGGTCATCTCCTCCggaggtatacctgtcatatctgaatgagaccaggcaaaacaatctgCGTTAGCTTTTAAAAATTCAACTAACTTACCTCTCATTTCTGGGCTCAACTTCTCTCCAATATAAACTTTTCGTTCTGGCCATTGCTCGAATAATACAacagcttcgagttctttagtTGTTGTTTTGATGTTTTCGTTCTTCTCTGGTTCTTGAATGACATCAGGTCTGAAATCTATATATGTTTGCCTTGAGCCACTTTCAGCCGAGATCTGATTTACCACATCTTCGACGGGATTCTTGTTCGTATCTAAATTCATCGTGTGTGAATCTACTACTGAATTGATATTTTTAGAAACCTATTGATCTCCGCGAATTTGCCGAATTCCCTGTTGTGAAGGAAACTTAATGACTTGATATAACGTATATGGTACAATATCCATGTCATGAATCCATGACCTTCCAAGAATCACATTATAATCCATGTCCGTGTCTATTACTTGGAATTTCGTATCCTTGATAACTCTTTCTACAAATGTGGTAAGAACTATATTGCCTTTTGTAATAACAGTTGAATTATCGAATCCAAATAAGGATCGTTCTTTTGGTACTATCTTGTCTCCCATTCGCATTTCATTCACCATTCTTAGAAGAATAATATTCAtggagctacctggatcgatcaaaACCCGTTTTACATTACTATcatgtataagtaaagatattaccagtggaTCATTGTGAGGGATTATCAAGCCATCTGCATCTGCATCATCAAATGTTATATTATCTTCTATTAAACTTGGCGAACTCGCTTCCCGTGGGTCACAGTGAATTTTGACGTCTTTTTCGCAGCTGTGTATGTTACACCATTGACTTCTTCCCCTCCGCTTATCACGTTAACTGTTCTTTTTAGAGACGGAGGTTTTGGAGGTTCTTGTCTTTTTTCATATAAGATTGCTTGTCTTTCGCGCTAAATAAGTCGGTTAAATAACCTTGCTTTTGCAAATGTTCTACTTCACCTTCTAATAATCTGCAATCCGCTGTTTTATGGCCATGGTCATTATGAAACTCACACCAGAAATCTGGATTTCTTCTGTctgggtttgatctcattttcttTGGCTACCGCACCTTATCTCCCATACTCCTTAAAACAGCTACCAACTCAAATGTGCTAATATTGAAATTATAATCACCAATCCTTGCATTCGTGTTGGTATATCTATCACGTACATCTCGTTCTTTTCTGAACCTGGATGATGATCCTGCATCTCTGTTCCTCGATCTAGGGTCAGACCGTACATTTTCTGGTTTGGACCATGAGTCCTGCCCCGCGGGTCCCATATAAGGCTCGTACCTATTTTTACCGGACCATTTTCAAACTTTGACCATCTTGAATTTGTTCTTTCATCAACCCTTGATCGTGCGATGATGTCTTCTTCAATCTGCATCTTGGTGCTGTACCTGTTATATACATCGTTCCATGTTGTAGAAGGGAATTCTCGTAAGCTTTCCTTGAGTCTTCTCGTGGCTTCTGAGCTCTTTTTATTCAAATTACTTGCGAATGCCATGGCTGCCCAATTATCAGGTACTCGTGGAAACATCATTCTTTCACGTTGAAATCTATCCACAAATTCCCTGAGTAACTCAGTATCTCCTTGTTTTACCTTAAAGATATCTTCCatccttttttttttaactttttgagctcccgaatgtgcttttatgaataaatctgcaagctcagcaaaagaatcaatagaatatttaggtaaaagagaataccatgttaatgccccttTCGTGAGTGTTTCTCCAAAATTTTTGACCAAACTTGACTCAATTTCTTAGTATGGTCAAATCATTGCCTTTTACGCCTGTTGTGAATGCAGTTATGTGATCTCGTGGGTCAGTTGTTCCATTATATTTTGGGATGTCAGGCATTCTGAACTTCTTAGGAATGGGCAGTGGGGCCGTGCTCGACTTTCAAGGTTGTTGTGAATATTTATCGATATCCACCCCCTTAATCACAGGTGGTACGCCATGTATTTGTTCTATGCGGTCGTTTTGCTCTTTCATATATTTTTGCAAAAGTAGTACCAAATTTTGTAAATCAGAGTTATTTGGTGTACCTGACTTCCTATCACGTGATTTATTGGAAGTTGCCTCGCTTCCTGAATTGGCAAGCCCCGAGCGTGGATTTTCTAATAGTTGCCGTATTATTTGGGGGAGGAGTTGGTGGTGCAGTTGGTAATCCCCTAACAAAAGCTTGGAGAGCATTGTTCACATGTTCAGCAATCAATTGTTTTAAAGCATCTTGCTCGACAGTCTGCTCGTCTCTATGTTGTTTATTTGTGTGAGACGTGGATCTTTTAGGTGTTCCTTCTCGAGAATGTCATGGAGATTCCTATGGTGAAGGAATTGGAGGAGATCCTCCCTCCTGTTGGTTATTTTCGTTGACAGTTGACATGATTTGGTTGTGAGAAAGAAGAATTTGGAAAATAAAAAGTTTATCAGATTTTCGATAACGGAACCAATTTATTTAACCAAAAAATAAGATCTTtagtcaaagcctatttttagaagaactcgggttactgataaccaaataATTTCGTACTTCCTCAATATTTCACTTAAAAGGAAATAAAGTTGACAAAAAGTAACTAAAAAGAAAGAATATTTGATTGTACTGAATA of Nicotiana tomentosiformis chromosome 7, ASM39032v3, whole genome shotgun sequence contains these proteins:
- the LOC138896279 gene encoding uncharacterized protein, which encodes MKKIIIEVPESGNLLKKSGQANVWLRALLGPVEKAKLESHGSLTWMNDIVHSSLKEQFKGLQLEKEVLAEEKNALEQQAKMVAAELAIEKASSNQVGKDKDILESSFAEQFSKATKEIRGLKELLNQKETYAGELVQSLTQTQEDLRASSDKIKFLESSLAPLKTAFDASKVEKEELKAEIDQREKDYEALEDKLTLNLSWAFLNTRLETLIEASQEGFDLNAEISKAKETIEKTQQRQSFSSPEVDVPEADDPIPGEVSAQAPTP